One genomic window of Sardina pilchardus chromosome 15, fSarPil1.1, whole genome shotgun sequence includes the following:
- the atp1b1a gene encoding sodium/potassium-transporting ATPase subunit beta-1a has translation MPAANKDSEGGWKSFVWNSERKEFLGRTGSSWFKIFIFYVVFYGCLAGIFIGTIQAMLLTLSDYKPTYQDRVAPPGLSHTPRSDKGEISFTMNDPKSYEKIVSAMNTLLETYNSAAQEDQVKYEDCGIVPEVSRNRGELDGEGGLRKACRFDRDWLGSCSGADGHYGFKDGKPCIIVKLNRIVNFTPKVPKTNTTLPLEAQANFQANALPMYCTNKREEDKNKISGIEYFGFKGGFPLQYYPYYGKLLHPQYLQPLVAVKFNNLTYDEDLRVECKVFGANIDYSEKDRYQGRFEFKFNVKSS, from the exons ATGCCGGCGGCCAACAAAGATTCTGAAGGTGGATGGAAGAGCTTTGTCTGGAATTCTGAAAGGAAGGAATTTTTGGGACGTACAGGAAGCAGTTGGT tTAAAATTTTTATCTTCTATGTGGTCTTCTATGGATGCCTGGCTGGAATCTTCATCGGCACCATTCAGGCCATGCTGCTCACCCTTAGTGACTACAAGCCCACGTACCAGGACAGAGTCGCACCCCCAG ggTTGTCACACACCCCACGTTCTGACAAAGGAGAAATCTCCTTCACCATGAATGACCCAAAGTCGTACGAGAAAATTGTCTCTGCAATGAATACTCTGTTGGAAACATACAACTCCGCTGCCCAGGAGGACCAAGTGAAATATGAAGACTGTGGCA TTGTACCAGAGGTGTCCAGGAACCGTGGCGAGCTGGACGGAGAGGGAGGGCTCAGGAAAGCTTGCCGCTTTGACAGAGATTGGTTGGGAAGCTGCTCAGGCGCCGATGGCCATTATGGCTTCAAGGATGGCAAGCCCTGCATCATCGTCAAGCTCAACCGCATCGTCAACTTCACACCCAAG GTGCCAAAGACCAATACGACCCTACCATTAGAAGCCCAGGCCAACTTCCAGGCTAATGCGCTGCCCATGTACTGCACCAACAAG agagaagaagacaagaaCAAGATCTCAGGGATTGAGTACTTTGGGTTCAAGGGAGGCTTCCCCCTGCAGTACTACCCGTACTATGGCAAGCTGCTGCACCCCCAGTACCTCCAGCCACTGGTGGCCGTCAAGTTCAACAACCTCACCTACGACGAAGACCTGCGTGTCGAGTGCAAAGTATTTGGAGCCAACATTGACTACAGTGAGAAAGATCGCTATCAGGGACGCTTTGAATTCAAATTCAATGTCAAATCATCATGA